A window of Procambarus clarkii isolate CNS0578487 chromosome 69, FALCON_Pclarkii_2.0, whole genome shotgun sequence contains these coding sequences:
- the LOC138355816 gene encoding uncharacterized protein, translating to MTVLGAATSATMTVLGAATSATMTVLGAATSATMTVLGAATSATMTVLGAATSATMTVLGAATSATCTVLGAATSATMTVLGAATSATMTVLGTATSATMTVLGAATSAPMTVLGAATSATMTVLGAATSTTMTVLGAATSATMTVLGLPPVPP from the coding sequence atgacCGTGCTGGGGgctgccaccagtgccaccatgacCGTGCTGGGGgctgccaccagtgccaccatgacCGTGCTGGGGgctgccaccagtgccaccatgacCGTGCTGGGGgctgccaccagtgccaccatgacCGTGCTGGGGgctgccaccagtgccaccatgacCGTGCTGGGGGCTGCCACCAGTGCCACCTGTACTGTGCTCGGGgctgccaccagtgccaccatgacCGTGCTGGGGgctgccaccagtgccaccatgacCGTGCTGGGGactgccaccagtgccaccatgacCGTGCTGGGGGCTGCCACCAGTGCCCCCATGACCGTGCTGGGGgctgccaccagtgccaccatgacCGTGCTGGGGgctgccaccagtaccaccatgacCGTGCTGGGAgctgccaccagtgccaccatgacCGTGCTTGGgctgccaccagtgccaccatga